ACTCCGAGTTGCCAACGTCGGCAAGTATGGACTCCACGCAACCGCTCACAAAGCCGGCGTTCGCGTTGACGACATCTTGATCGAGTACGACGGCCAATCGGATTTGATTCGTGAAGCTGACATCTTCGATCACGTGAATGAACAACATCGCCCGGGCGACCGAGTTCAGATGAAGTTCCTTCGCAACGGCCGCCCTCGGACGGTTGAAATCCCAATTCAGAAGTAATCCCGACAGAATTCATCGGGTCTGCAATCTGCCCCGCGGCACGGACGCCGCTTTTTTCATTTTCTCCGATTCGTCTTGATCTCAATGCGTGTTTCCCGGTAATTCCTACCGTGGAGAAACGCAGTATGAATCATTCTAAAGACCACGCTTCCGGCGTCGAAATTCCGAAGGGCTCTGATCAAACCCCCGAGGTCTTCGTGACCAATTTCCATCGCCGATTCACGGGCGTCTCTGCGACGGCCAATGCGGTGGTCTCAGGCCAAAAGTCTCGGCTGAATCTGTGCTTGGTCGGTGACCCTCTCCCGGATGCACCCGAACCGCTCAGCTATCAGAAAGCGCTTCGCTCCAGCTACCAACGGCCAGCGAATCGGCCCTTTTCGATCTGGCACGTCCGCCGCAACATGGAAATGAGCGCGGCCATCTTCGCTCGCGATGTCCTGCGGCTCCCCATTCGAATCGTGTTCACTTCGGCTGCCATTCGCCGTCACTCCGCGTTTCCGCGAGCCCTGATTTCGCGAATGGACGCGGTCGTTGCGACCACGGAAACAGCCGGATCCTTTGTCCCGAACTTGGCCTCCGTCGTTCCGCACGGCGTCGACACCCAAAAATTCACTCCCGCCGATGATCGCATCGCAGCTTGGCAAGCCACGGGTCTGCCCGGCAAACACGGCATCGGCATCGTCGGGCGAGTGCGAGCCGAAAAAGGAACGGACCTGTTCGTCGAATCAATGTGCGAACTGCTGCCCCAAAATCCAGACTTCACCGCCGTCGTGATCGGACGAGCCAAACCAGAAGACTCGACATTTGAGAAAGCGTTGAATGCCAAAATCGACGCTTGCGGGCTGACCGACCGCATCGTGTTTGTCGGCGAAGTCCCCAGTCACGAACTGCCAACTTGGATGCGAAGTTTGTCGTTGCTCGTCGCACCCGCCCGCTACGAAGGTTACGGCATGACGCCACTCGAAGCGCTCTCTAGTGGCGTTCCCGTCGTCGCGGCTGATACCGGCGTGTATGCCTCTGTGATCGAAGAAGGCGTGACCGGACA
The DNA window shown above is from Rhodopirellula bahusiensis and carries:
- a CDS encoding glycosyltransferase family 4 protein; protein product: MNHSKDHASGVEIPKGSDQTPEVFVTNFHRRFTGVSATANAVVSGQKSRLNLCLVGDPLPDAPEPLSYQKALRSSYQRPANRPFSIWHVRRNMEMSAAIFARDVLRLPIRIVFTSAAIRRHSAFPRALISRMDAVVATTETAGSFVPNLASVVPHGVDTQKFTPADDRIAAWQATGLPGKHGIGIVGRVRAEKGTDLFVESMCELLPQNPDFTAVVIGRAKPEDSTFEKALNAKIDACGLTDRIVFVGEVPSHELPTWMRSLSLLVAPARYEGYGMTPLEALSSGVPVVAADTGVYASVIEEGVTGHVVPIGDRAGLQQAIQAMIQDPSKLETAGQLGRTFAMNSLSLNNEVDGYQQVYDRLWEGESFRARRAA